The following are encoded in a window of Deinococcus humi genomic DNA:
- a CDS encoding site-specific DNA-methyltransferase produces MTDSRYSHLDRDALIELLEQRDAERKFGLVWEREESGAAQRAVPRLDLVDELSVGDAPHRHLIIEGDNLDALQFLQLTHRGRIKCIYIDPPYNTGGQELAYHDRYHGKDDAYRHSAWLEFMAQRLDLARELLTPDGVLFVSIDDYEVARLTLLLDQVFPGGKVGTFVWRRRSGSNDVPPSFLSVDHEYVLCYAHPGFSFAGLDKDLSGYRDHDPGNPEPWKRGDLSKSHDYRARPNGFYPIYNPQEDLWYAPNPKRVWAFASEGLVKKGQKLRRETMEQLIREGRVVFPKKDRTALYGTLEELRAAITAGHAPHFLQLGLYDTPEEETAYLSQYVGRRLGYGTPGYKRFRSEIRRPSKPISSWIVGLKEEDGAEDRTVLHSGLNAEGTALLGQMLQTAGVGFSYPKPLSLIQTLIAQATGPDDTVLDFFAGSGTTAHAVLALNAEQPGSNRRFLLVSSTEATAQEPQKNLCQSVTRERVGRAIEGYSYRTRSGPVEVPGLGGEFAYLRAARGPAGEGERVHEQLWFALQLRELQALHEYQRAYAIQQHWGEDRVLVYLTESSREVLAEVTRLVGQAGRPVTVYTWQVLAVETAITLEGVTVCAVPSELQEAFGAVCPCP; encoded by the coding sequence TTGACCGACTCCCGCTATAGCCATCTGGACCGGGACGCCCTGATTGAACTGCTGGAACAGCGGGACGCCGAGCGGAAGTTCGGGCTGGTCTGGGAACGTGAGGAATCGGGCGCGGCGCAACGGGCTGTCCCCAGGCTTGATCTCGTCGATGAGCTGAGCGTCGGCGACGCCCCCCACCGTCATCTGATCATCGAGGGTGACAATCTGGACGCCCTGCAGTTTCTGCAGCTGACCCACCGGGGCCGGATCAAATGCATCTATATTGATCCCCCCTACAACACCGGGGGCCAAGAGTTGGCCTACCATGACCGCTATCATGGCAAGGACGATGCCTATCGCCATTCGGCCTGGCTGGAGTTTATGGCCCAGCGCCTGGACTTGGCGCGGGAGTTGCTAACGCCGGACGGCGTGCTTTTCGTGTCGATTGACGATTACGAGGTCGCCCGCCTGACCCTGCTGCTAGACCAGGTCTTTCCGGGAGGCAAGGTGGGCACTTTCGTGTGGCGACGGCGTTCGGGCAGCAACGACGTGCCACCCAGCTTTCTTAGCGTTGACCACGAATACGTGCTGTGCTATGCGCATCCCGGCTTCTCGTTCGCGGGGCTGGACAAAGATCTGTCGGGCTACCGGGACCACGATCCAGGCAATCCCGAGCCGTGGAAGCGCGGTGACCTGTCCAAATCGCATGATTACCGCGCGCGTCCGAACGGCTTCTATCCCATTTACAACCCGCAGGAGGACCTGTGGTACGCCCCCAATCCCAAGCGGGTCTGGGCGTTTGCCTCCGAGGGGCTGGTGAAGAAGGGACAGAAGCTGCGGCGCGAGACCATGGAGCAACTGATTCGCGAGGGGCGGGTTGTCTTTCCGAAAAAGGACCGCACCGCCCTGTATGGCACGCTGGAGGAATTGCGTGCGGCCATCACGGCGGGCCACGCTCCGCATTTTCTTCAGCTGGGACTGTACGACACCCCTGAGGAGGAGACGGCCTACCTGTCCCAGTATGTCGGGCGGAGGCTGGGTTACGGCACGCCCGGCTATAAGCGCTTCCGCTCGGAAATCCGGCGGCCCAGCAAGCCGATTTCAAGCTGGATTGTCGGTCTGAAAGAGGAAGACGGCGCGGAGGACCGGACGGTGCTGCACAGCGGCCTGAATGCCGAGGGCACAGCCCTCCTTGGACAGATGCTCCAGACCGCGGGCGTGGGCTTCAGCTATCCCAAACCGCTGTCGCTGATCCAGACGCTGATCGCGCAGGCGACGGGTCCGGACGACACCGTCCTGGATTTCTTCGCGGGCAGCGGCACCACCGCGCACGCCGTGCTGGCGCTCAATGCCGAGCAACCCGGCTCCAACCGTCGATTTCTCCTGGTGTCCTCTACCGAGGCCACAGCCCAGGAGCCGCAGAAGAATCTGTGCCAGTCGGTCACGCGCGAGCGGGTGGGCCGGGCAATCGAAGGCTATTCCTACCGCACGCGCTCCGGCCCGGTCGAGGTGCCGGGTCTGGGGGGAGAATTTGCCTACCTGCGCGCGGCCCGTGGTCCAGCAGGGGAGGGGGAGAGGGTCCACGAGCAGCTCTGGTTCGCCCTGCAATTGCGGGAGCTGCAGGCGCTGCATGAATATCAGAGAGCCTACGCCATTCAACAGCACTGGGGCGAGGACCGGGTGTTGGTGTATCTGACCGAGAGCAGCCGTGAAGTCCTGGCAGAGGTCACCCGGCTTGTGGGCCAGGCGGGGCGGCCCGTGACCGTCTATACCTGGCAAGTGCTGGCCGTGGAAACCGCCATCACGCTGGAGGGAGTCACGGTCTGTGCGGTCCCATCCGAACTTCAGGAGGCTTTTGGGGCCGTCTGTCCGTGTCCCTAA
- a CDS encoding NUDIX domain-containing protein — translation MNRPVVCVGALVRDGTGRVLLARTTKWRGLWGVPGGKVDWGETLLEAVAREFREETGLVLRDIEYAQTQEAVLSPEFHKPSHMLLFDYFARTESTEVRPNEEIEEWAWVTLEEAAAYPLNTYTRTLVALAGQEQA, via the coding sequence ATGAACAGGCCAGTGGTATGCGTGGGGGCGCTGGTGCGCGACGGGACCGGACGCGTGTTGCTGGCCCGGACGACCAAGTGGCGCGGACTGTGGGGCGTGCCGGGCGGCAAGGTGGACTGGGGAGAAACCCTGCTCGAAGCCGTGGCCCGCGAATTCCGCGAGGAGACCGGGCTGGTCCTGCGCGATATCGAGTACGCCCAGACGCAGGAGGCGGTTCTTTCGCCGGAGTTCCACAAGCCCAGCCACATGCTGCTCTTCGATTACTTTGCCCGCACAGAAAGCACCGAGGTCAGGCCCAACGAGGAAATCGAGGAATGGGCCTGGGTCACGCTGGAGGAAGCCGCTGCTTACCCGCTGAACACCTACACGCGCACGCTGGTGGCGCTGGCCGGGCAGGAACAAGCGTGA